The DNA region GGATTCAAACACGAAACGCTCATTGCAAAGTGAAGTTGATGACATAGCAGAACTTGCAGATCAGTTGGAGTTAGGACCTAAATTTTACCTAATTGGAGTCTCCATGGGATCTTATCCTACTTGGGGTTGCCTAAAACACATTGCTCACAGGCAATTCAACCATTCTCGATACCCCAAACTTAAGGATAAGGCTAAATAGATTGTGAACAGTTAAGTAACCGTTGAGTATTTCTTTACAGGCTATCTGGCGTGGCTTTTGTTGCTCCGGTGGTAAATTATCGGTGGCCCTCGCTTCCTAAGAAGCTAATCAAGAAAGATTACAGGAGAGGTATTATCAAATGGGGTTTGAGGATATCGAAATATGCACCAGGACTGTTACATTGGTGGGTTATTCAAAAGCTCTTCCCATCAACTAGTTCAGTTCTTGAAAGCAATCCGGTCTACTTCAACAGCCATGACATGGAGGTGCTTAAGCGAACTACTGGCTTCCCCATGCTTACTAAGGTCACTACCTAACTTAACTCCATCCAACTTGAATTGCAAATTTGAACTGTTTGATCATTTTGGTAC from Camelina sativa cultivar DH55 chromosome 3, Cs, whole genome shotgun sequence includes:
- the LOC104766483 gene encoding uncharacterized protein LOC104766483 isoform X2, with the translated sequence MGSYPTWGCLKHIAHRLSGVAFVAPVVNYRWPSLPKKLIKKDYRRGIIKWGLRISKYAPGLLHWWVIQKLFPSTSSVLESNPVYFNSHDMEVLKRTTGFPMLTKDSLRERDVFNTLRDDFMACFGQWDFEPADLNISKESCIHIWHGKEDKVVPFQLQRCILQKQPLINYHEIPQGGHLVVHYDGVCDAILRSLLDS